The window TAAAAATTAGTATAGTTCGATGTATACATATCAATAGTAAATGTAGTCTtacttgttataattttttttaaatgaaagtacataaggagtacatagtatataaagtgtaataactctaacatttttttaagagattttttattctttttaataatgagaaaaacttatttttctttctctcttaatTCTTTATTGTTCATCAAACCATTCTTTATTGTTCATCAAACCATTAACATCACAGTTTAAACAACTtagaatatgataaaaaaatatattaaattattatcctTTATATAATATGTATTTCTTATCtacttctatttaaaaaaaatacaacaaacaaACATACAtctactattaataaaaaaataatctaaataacaCATCATATGTGTCGTGTTTGCTACTGCTTTCTTTTGAGCCTCCTTAATCAGCAACTTGGCAATTTCCTCTCTTTGAGACATGTGAACAAATTTGACAACCTCAGTTGTTTCTAATAGGCTCCAAAGGCTTTGTGAAGCAAATATTAGATCTTAGGTAACGCCGTCTTTGATAAATTTTTGGAAGCTGTGCAGTCTGCATATTTCATATTTGCATTTTGAAGGGAATTTATTAAATCATTAACATTATAGTTTGAATAGTTTaagacataaaaaaaaatatattaaattattatattttatatattatgtactctttatgtactcttatttaaaaaaaaatacaatatataaatctacatcataaaaaaataatatagataacAAATCATATATTGTGCCGTGTTTGTTACTGTTTTCCTTTGAACCTCTTTTATAAGTCTCCTTACAATTCCATCTCTTGAGATCATATGCacaaatttctaaaaattcattcAGCCCCGTGCAGTCTGCATATTTCATATTGGAATCTCCTATAGATCTGGATATCCTGACTTGGtcttttaaatattctttttcaTCCTTGATAACAAAAAGATTTGGATCATCTTAGCTATGATTATTCACAAAATGatattagatttaattttttttgtcacgtctcaatattttatttataggTCAAATTTATGGCATTTTAGTCATCAAAATTAAAGTCATCAAAAAATTCCCCTTATATATAACTACTTGCATAATTCTGTTCCCATAATacttttatcaatttaaaaaaaaatacaataaaaaaatttagataataaaagaatgaaatttttttaaaaaatatttgttaaattattacaccttatatactatgtactctttatgtactccttatgtactcctattgtaaaaaaattacaacaaataAACCTACatctattattaataaaaaaataatctaaataacatGATTGATAAATTATAATGTCTCaatcatataatatttttttatcaaaaaatagaaaaaatatatcaCTGAATAAGAGAAAAAGCATATATAGATAATCTGATTAAATCCAGGCCAATTTGATTCAATTATATTGAATATTATACTCGACTAGTTTAATAAGATAAAGTCGATTATATATCTGACCTTAATTAGTTTGAAGTCACATAATCTAGTtacttaatatattatattaaaaaaattataatgtttatatatttttactaacTCTAATTTTACCTTAAttactttttttctcctttttaatatatttttttaatgttacacaaaaatttttttatttttatcttttttttaacttttcttaaaaattaattttactcgATTACCTGATTATCCGAACTGATCAAATATGAATTTGATCAATCGAATTTAATCAATTCGAATCTAATCATAGAAGACAAATTAACTCGATCAAGTCGaactaatcaaatttaattagttCGATTCTTATATAAATTTGCCAAAAAACTAGACCTAACCTTACCCGAATACACTCCTGACTCTAAAGGCTAAGTAAACGTTTCCCGCAGAATGAAGGGGAGTCACTTTCCCCTTTGAATCATGGAAGTTTGGAGGATATATATTATGACTTAGTGTGTGTATGTCCATGTGACATTAAAATTAAGGGACATGCTGATTGCTCCCAAgatttttcttttactgttagatgatattgagagagagagagaaagagaatataATGTGCTTAAAGGGACTATATACCTCACAAAAATAAGGTTCCTAGCCAAAGCACATGATGTTTTGATGCATGTGATGGTTTGAAAACTGCGTTTCATTCACTGTCATCCAAAAACAAATTGAAACCTATATAACCACAAATAGGGTAATGTATGGATCCCTATACTCCACGATTAACCAACCATATTCCGATTCTCAATTATTCTTATTGTGATATATTGTGTAATTCATCATCAGTTTCATTCAATCAAGCTCATGCATCATCGCTATTATTCTCTTTTTGGTCCTTCaatatcctttttcttttttcttttgttacatTGTTACAAGTAGTGCACCGTACCAAGTGCAAAGGTAGTAGACGATTATATACAAGCTAATaagttaattaaaatatatattgtaCCGCCCAATATACATGCATTAACGTATATCATATTCAATTAAATTTTAGCTAGAATATAATtaaaactatagctaagtattgactATATATtaactatatatttattattattttatatttatccaaaaaaatattaaaattagttttggaTAGAGCGGCTAAATGAGCAGTTCGTCACGACCTGCgagctaaaattaaaaaaaaaaatgagttaGCCCATAttttaaataagtaaaaaaaaaatattggttcAACTTGATCATTTAGACTATTAAGTTGCGCAGGTTGATTCgtcgtttgattttttttttttatcttttttatactacctaattttagtatttttttatttaatatccatataaataaaaaaattatcatacaTTCATATATTTTATAGTAAATGATCTAaagtctaaaaaattatttaacgaATCTATATAACAAAGATAATGCATAATATAAATTCATTAAACTTTATATACCAATAAAAATGGGTAATAAGAGGAGTCAACCTATCTGTTGCTCGATCCAAATTCGTTTTAATTCgtaagttatttatttaaatcaaACCAAATTGATCCACTTCTAAACAAATCGTTATTTTATTAGTTGTACTCGTTCATTTTTTATAAGTGAATCGAGCCAACTCGTAAGTCATAATTTGTTTTGACATTTTTCATTTTAGGTGCAAagagatttaattttaatactaGTTATTAGTGTTTAATTCTTTggtcaaattaaagataaaattaaagtgagacttttttcaatttaaatttgagtaaaatatcgtttttgtccctaacatttggggtaaatcctatttgtgttcctaacgtttaaatcgttctatttgtattcctaacgtttgtaaaagtgattcaatgttatcctgctaTCAATTATGCATCATttgcgctttagtttgagttttaaaactctcttcttgaagttaaaatacaaatgtctgggatagaatcgatgatctactccgaaaaatagctcatcaaatgttgaaactaattcctacaacatttacataattcacttttctaaggacgtaattgaatctaaacacaaatagtgggtataatattaaaatcgaacacattcaagtgagacctaattgagaatgaatacatccaagtgagaataattgaaaaatataatctgatttgttaatataattgatagtaggataacattgaatcacttttataaacgttaaggacacaaataggacgatttaaacgttagggacacaaataggacttaccccaaacgtttgggacaaaaacgatactttactctttaaattTTGTGGGATGTCGATATATAACATGGTAGGGCAAGCGAAAGGATGAGGTTGATATACATACACACATTGATACATCACATGATGAACAAATTAAAGACTATGTTACTCCTTTTTGGGGCCCCTCTTTTGTTTTCTAATAGCTACAAGCCATTGCAAATTGGTACCAAGGCCGTACAACCCCCCAACTTGTTTTAGGTTTGTTGCATTCTAATGTGAATATCTAACAAGATTTAATTATGATctctatattaaaaattagttattatataaaattaattatattatgtatacacaaaaaattaatcactaaatagctattctatataaaaatacatatttaatattttataaaaaaaattattatacatgtgtaaataaatttaattttgtttattataaatttaattattctattacgataaatttgattattatgatagtttatatatgaattaatattataaatttataaaaatatataataactaaattagtaactgattttttttttaaatattctcacGAGGAGAGGTAATAATAATGTGGCAAATCGTTTTCATGGCTTTGTAGTTATATGATTAAGAAAGCCATGCCGCAATTATTATATATCTTCAATAATACAACTTTAAACCATCCATGGATTAGTGAGATTCCATGCTTTAAATGGCAGGGCTCTAGGGAACAGTTCATCTTAGCATGCTATGCCCTAAAGATCATTAATTATTAACATATCTATGATTTATTGTTGCTTTAAGGATAGTACCAATTAACAAGCTTCAAAAGTTATAAGGGACAAACTAATAACTAAGGGATGGATTTTTCCATTTTTTAGTGCATAAGGACAAAGACTTATTACCTAAAATTtctgattttaatttaatttcattagtTTAATTAAACTACATTAATATTCGAATTTGGTTTGGACTTGTAATTATCTTATTtgagtcaattatatttattattgacAAAATGCTAATTACATAACGGAAAAATACTACACTTTTTTCTACTCTATATTTCTATCACGGTATTTATTaattagtaaaaattaaaaaatagtgtaGTTATATTgttaattgtttcttgtttttcttgtttttgaatggtataatttgtatttttctttattgttaGCCTGTTTAATTAACATTGAGCACATTGTTTGAGATAACTTAATTGTAGATGTGATAAAATGTTGCAGAAAAAtgatattttctaaattttttatgtaaaaaagacACTATAAACCCTAATAAAGAGAAAATTATCTTATTAACACATaccatttttcttttcatttcacaaaacCCTAATCCAACTTCTTAAACATAATTATATTCCATACCACtataaacaaattaataaacTTCAAGGATTTAGAATCCAATTGAAAACGCATAAAATGTAAAAATTTCCACTATAGATAATGGCTATAATGCACTATAGTTAGGAATTGGTTTAGAGGTATTCTAAGTGCCTACCATAACAATTGTTTGCCCAAAAAAGCAAAGGCATGGCTTATGCCAAAAAATTAAGTATAAGCTAGTGGACTAATTCATCACTCTTTATATGTAACCATAATTTGATGAGGCAAAAGAAAAATTAGACATGTTCCCATACATAATTCCAATTATTGTATTTCAATTAGGCTTAGGGTCTATTAATCTAATTAGTTGGTAATAGTAATAAGGATCATTCTAGTATTCTAATAATTGTATTCCAATCATTGTTCCCATACTACGGTAATTACAATaattatagtattttaaaaaatattattaaaatataaaaaaatataactttaattttaacaatacttATTATATATAACTACCGTAACTACTGTAATATAATTGTACTAAAATTCACCTATTAATAAATGTACCATTATCAACTTTTTCTCCCTTTAGCATTATCATTATTATAACCTTCTTGTAGTGTATCTGTTTGCAaatcatttctctctctctctctttctttttttttttcctcaatAAATTATGCTTCAGGTGGATGCTAGAAACCTGAAAAGAGTAGTAATGAACGAGAGAGCCAATTAGATAAAGATgtcaaaaacgtctttttttaaagatattttttaaaagttaaaatttaacacatataagtAATTAAActgtcttatttttattaaaattagattggacaaatcaatttatctaaaaaattaatagatttaattttgaaccggtataaattaatatttttataaaaaatgactataatatctctattataaaaaataactaaaatactcatattatatgtatatattaattttaaaaactctaaatcctaattctatgacgatagagaaaaaaaatgctagaatttaggattctcaaaattaatatatataataagagtattttaattattttttaataaggttattgtaatcattttttataaaaaataaaattaatttagacagtttcaaaatttgattcactatttttcgatcaaattaatttatctgatctaattttgacaaaaataatacgatttaatcggtgttaaattttaattataaaaaaatatctttaaaaaaaatattttagacgcCTTTATCAAAATGTTCCCAATGAATAATAATATGAAGaaagaaacaagcaccaaaaagTAAGCACATCGTCCAATATAACTAATACCTATCCTTAGTACATGCAAAAATTTCAAAGAACCAAGCCACCAATCATAACAACTGCTGAAATCTTAAAaggaacaaaacaaaaagaaaatgaaacaaacccaaaaaaaaaaaaaagaacagtcGACTTCAATTAAGTGTTAATCCACTAAATGAGATCGATTACATAGATTAAAATCTATATAAATATCTCATTATTATAAACTAagcctataataataataataataataataattgatgcTCAAAGACACAAAGAAAAAGGGGGGAACTCAAAGTAGGCATCACTAAAAATGTCTCTATTCCTGCCACTTGCCTTGCACCTTGTTGGAGTCCTAAACTTTGTTGGAATCCCAATTTCATCATCAACACATCCAACACACTTTTCCAACTCTTCTCCATCAACACATGCTTCATTGTTAAGTGtttcaacttcttcttcttcttctacaacttcttcttcttcttcaactccatCATCATCACCACAATTTGATTCAACACTCTCAAAAAGACTCAACCTAAGCCTTCCCTCGCTGCGCTCGGCGCGAAAATACGGCTGAGAAGGagttgttactgcctccaaaatCAGCCTACCATTTTCGCGCCGAGGGCGGACGTGCAACCCTCCAAAATCAGTTATTGATGTCAATGGAGGAGGAAAATTGTTGCcacatttattgttattattcaaCCTTTTATTAGGCTCAAAACAATTTGTGTCAACTTTCACCGAAGTGTTGCTATTTTCCATGAAACCGTTGCTATTTTCCACGAAACCGTTACTATTATTTTCCAATGAAAACAATGACATTTCATCACCTTTGCTTTTACTTCCACTTTCACATCCTAAGTTTTCAGTGCACATTTCCAAGCTCTTAGCACTTAGCATTGATGAAGAAGAACACTTAGATTTTGGGAGAACATAAACATTATCTTCATCTTTGTTGCCACAATGAGAATTGTTGGAGAGGGATTCAATGAAACTCCATGTGCATTTCCCACCTTCTTCAGAGGAATCTTCTTTGGACATTTTCATGTCAAGTTTATTATTGTTTGAGATGTTACCTGAAtttggttttgagaatgaggCAATGGTGCTATCATCATTGCTACTATTGTTAGGCCATTCGGATTTCGGAGAAATTTTAAACCCTTGTGTAGCCAATTTGAGTCTCAACACTCTTTCGACGTTTCGCGGTTTGAGACAAGATTGCAGACCTTTGGAGACACTTGAGTGAGACATAGTTGTGTTAATAGAGGGGAAAAAAAAGTGTCAAGAACAGGGGAAGGAATGAAATAAAAACAGGGGAGAAAACAGAGgagtttttttctttcctttttcttgttcttgaagtaattagaaagaaaaataaaaattaaaacttggaATTCTGGGGTGAAATGTGAGGGTGTTAATATGAAAGAAATGAATTTGTTTGGCACAAATTGAAGATAGGCTATTGAAAGAATcaaaagaggaagagaagaatgGAATAGACATGAAAGAGAAGTGTAAAGGGTGATGGTGTATTTATAGTTGGAGCTATGCTCAAAAAGTGTGtggaaaatgaaaaaattattcataaagaATATTAGATGATatgaaagtaatttttttattaaaaaagaattaagGTGAGGGAAGAATGTTTACTTACATTAAagtcaacaaacatatcacaccattctcataaaaaaatcttACTACTCTTGGATTTTTCAAGTAGTATCATGAGTATGGATTTTGTAACTTTATTTTGGACTGAGGTAGAGGACTAGGGGCCCCCTATAACCCTTtgtgtttgagttattgttacTTACCAATTATTGTAAAATTGTTTGTTTGTATGTTAATAGTTATTATTTcattgaaatattttatttttatgataactatcttaaaaaataattgaaaaaaaatctttgtACTCTTTCTTTAACATGGCTTGGTTATCTCAATAAGAAATGCTAGTGAAAAAGAAACGAGAAAAGAAGACAATTTATAAATTTGGTTGATGTTATTATTAGAAGTTTCACATTTGTTTATTGGGTAAAGTATTATTATTTTGGTCCTCAATCGggttaaattataatttagtctctaatattttaaataatatattttaatcctaataaattttaaaagactTTAATGTTATCCTGctgatacaaacaattaatataTTGAAGATGCAACACCGTTCAATTTCAGTACTTAAGTAAAATCGACCCTATAACTATCATAAATATAAATTGTTTTCTTTAGATTTTGAAACGTTGATAATTGATTGCTATGGTTTGAGGTTTTATacgaaaagaagaataaaaagagaaagTATTACAAGAAAgttttgattatatttttttaatatgtgaaaattaaataagatataacttaactaaaaatattaacatTCATATTATTCACTCCATTAATTATTCATATCAAATTTAAAGGTGGGACAATATTTAATccgtttaaaattttttgggatTAAAATTAAACGTTTAAAGCATTAgggtttaaattaatatttagtcCAAACGTTGAGAATTAAAATAGTACTTTATCCTTCTTTAAAAATGTAATTATGATAATTTCAACCTATTAAATTAGATTTattaacacaataaaaaaaattagatttattaattctaatattacAACTTCCCAATATTGGAACAGAACCAACCTTCTAAATCAAGTCATGTTTTCAATGGACATTTTTGAAACCATTTCAATATAATCTCTTAAACTTGTTTCACTTATGATTCATTAGTAACATTATTTGTTTCATTGTTGTTAGAAGCTTAAGGAAAACTCAAATTGCAGAGGGAATATAGAAAAGTGGAAGGGCAAGAGTGAATAAAGGCCAAGCAAAATAAACACACGAGTTCATGTTGGATCCAAACGTGTTAAAAGAAACTATGGTTGCATACAGTTGGAGTTCAGAAGTAACATATATTCAACAAATTAATAGAAAATTAATTCAAAGCAgcataaaattatcttattttatattttttttattattatttatcttattttgtatCTTTAATCGCTGGAATAATCGAATAATATTAGATGTAATAAGTTAAGTGTTATTATAGATATTGCATGTATGAAATTTATAGATGATAAGTTAAATAAGATAATGTTAAAATTCAgtatttaattttcctttattgcttttatttttattgcaaaaaAACTGATATTTTTAGAGAAGGCATGCATGGTGTGCTCTTCACTAAATTAAACATGAgataatatatatgtatttttaaatccAACCGACCAAGTCCAAAggaatcaaagaaattaattaattaatgaataaataaataaaaatatttgaataataatCCTTTCTTCCAAGCTAAGAAGGATCTCTCTCTACTTTCTTGGCTTATTGATTTTGTTCCATTAATCATCAACTTTACAACACACGCTTCAAATTCTACGGCTATTGTATATTTGTGGTCAGAGATTCCATTGCTTCGTTGCATACTTGaatatatactattttaattTGGAAATTGTATTTCTGTTATTAAAGAATCTGCATGGGATGATAAATTATACGTATTCATGATaattagtttttcttttagttattttactagtaattttaattttaaaaataaatcatttgtTTGCCTCTTTTTATTACAATCATATATATAATCACAAATTAGTCACTATATATAAAAATGTATTTTATAAATACTAATGTAAATAGGTTTGATTGTTCTTCAATTACGTGTTTGATTATTTTggtgttaattatttaattcgaaaaatataacatatataaatatatataaatatataataattaatttaggagttgatttttagtgtatatggagtatttttatttttatttttattattatgaattgtgttattaatttattattctcCAATATAAATTAGACAATCGTTAATGAATTTACTTATTAGCAGGTAATATctaaattcaaatgcaaatatTTGTTGAAGAATTTAGatgttctaaattttaaatttttattttagagaataaagtttGATCTcttatctttaaataatttttttttcatattttttcttggtctcacctataaaataaataataaaagatcatactttactatgtaaagtaaaattcaaaatttagaggatccgtTGAGTTCAAGAGCCATTCCCTATTTTAATGAGTTGATGGACATGAGGCTCACATAAATTTTTATGCACCAAAAAATGTATCTTATTACTAAATGCACTATTAGCTAGCTAGGATAACCAAAAAATGTatcttaattatattaattaagattgaacaatactatataattaatacaatttatttttttattaatatttagttaatattttatactctaaatactaaattttaaagcATAAACATTAAATCCTAACttctaatattataaaataagatattgaCTATTAGCTAAAACTAAAAGTGATATATCTATTGTGACATTATAACTCGGACCAGCATATAGCTTAGCAAATATACGTTATAACTTGGTCATTATAAATGTTATGTTACCAAATCATTTAGTTAAACACATTTATTCATATTATTAGCATAATTGTAACCACCAAATGATAATGAGACATGTCTCccttataaaataacaaaaatttaaagaacaaaTGTATGAAAAAATATCTattctttatttttacttttaacatTATATTTTCATCACATACTGATTTGAACGTTAAAATAGTTTATATAAGTACCTATCCTCTTTGTTCTACGATGATCAAATATAACTCATCCCACTCAAAATCTTAAAAGAAAATTGTTATAAAAATGAGCTATATCTATTTGATTTCGAAGACTGTTCActctaaaacaaaaaatattggctgatattagtaaaaatattgaCCCTAATAACCTTTCTAATTAAAATGTTCGAGTATTAATACATATATATTAGTTACCGAAAAAAGTTAATATGGAGAATGTGGTTAAACATATGGAATTCATCTTCTCTTAAACAAGTTGGTTGAAGAAATTTCACACAAATAGAAAGTTCTAAAATTAAATTGTTTGTCCACTATATCTAGATTGTGAATTTGTGACCAATTATTGACTTTATCGTTGGCATACATACAACTTGTGCATCATAATGAAATTCTGGATAATCATATAGAAccattcattaattattgaaagCAGACTAATTAAGAGGACTatttatatagaaaataaaataatgcatCTTCATATATTCACATATATTATTATGTTATACTATTGGACTTGTGGCTATTGCTAAAAATATTAAGTTGAATTTGTAATTAGCTTAATAATGAAAAGTTAATTAGTACATTAATGGCACTTCATTTTAAGTAAATACCAAAACTAAACATAccctatatatatattagaataatATATATTTCCTGAGGCATTGGTGTCTGGTCATTTATATGAATTGGAGTTCAATTGGTTATTGTTAGTGGATGCCATTGTTGTCCATAATTATTTGTCTTCCCTAACATTATTGATGTTGCAATAGTGCATATGTATTTAATTAGATTGGTCTATTTTATTGACCACTGAGCTCCAACTAACGTTTTAAACTATCTAACCTGTCACTCTTAGTTAAGCATTAAGTAATAAGAAtaatgttaaataattatttttttcagttaatatcagttatttttttttaattattttatttgtattaaaatcaagatcttaaatcataatttttaactctaaattataaatttaaatattaaagttGGTTAATATTGAGtaactaaaaattaaacttttttattaaataattactaAACCTAATTTTAAttggttttatattttaataataactaTTGAATTGAAGTCAATATATATAATGAATCTAATTTGTGCCAAAATTgaacttttatttaaaataataaggataacaaagattaaattttaaatttattaatcatggttaatttttttcaagaaatttattaAATGATTACTTAGTAATTAGTTTTGgctgaaaaattaaatattttaagaacatCACATTATTAATTAAGATAATGAAAGTAGAATGTTTTGGTAATTACAATGATTACCAATTAACCAATAGGGATGCATTAACAACTAACCACAAACTAACATGCTTATTAAGCTGTTATATGATCTATCGCCAAGTCACATCATTTATACAGTCATATGAAGTTAGGAAGGGAAATTCTTAACTAGTTTTGGATTTACTTTTATAAAAGGTATAATTAATCGAAAATATTCAACAATCTCATTTTAACTAGAACATTAAAATATAAGTGGTGA is drawn from Arachis hypogaea cultivar Tifrunner chromosome 12, arahy.Tifrunner.gnm2.J5K5, whole genome shotgun sequence and contains these coding sequences:
- the LOC112728424 gene encoding uncharacterized protein, whose translation is MSHSSVSKGLQSCLKPRNVERVLRLKLATQGFKISPKSEWPNNSSNDDSTIASFSKPNSGNISNNNKLDMKMSKEDSSEEGGKCTWSFIESLSNNSHCGNKDEDNVYVLPKSKCSSSSMLSAKSLEMCTENLGCESGSKSKGDEMSLFSLENNSNGFVENSNGFMENSNTSVKVDTNCFEPNKRLNNNNKCGNNFPPPLTSITDFGGLHVRPRRENGRLILEAVTTPSQPYFRAERSEGRLRLSLFESVESNCGDDDGVEEEEEVVEEEEEVETLNNEACVDGEELEKCVGCVDDEIGIPTKFRTPTRCKASGRNRDIFSDAYFEFPPFSLCL